A DNA window from Pseudomonas resinovorans NBRC 106553 contains the following coding sequences:
- a CDS encoding CheR family methyltransferase, whose translation MIERFETLLKNRIGLEAESVGRIVIERAVRQRMHASGCASEDSYWTALNASPVEQQALVEAVVVPETWFFRYPESFAALARLAFERLPALAPGRPLRILSLPCSTGEEPFSIVMALLDAGLAPGLFQVDAVDISERVLERARQGLYGRNSFRGDVLDFRERYFIPAGEGYALAQQVAGKVRFWRGNLLDPGLLAGEPAYDFVFCRNLLIYFDRPTQVAVLEVLKRLMQRDGAMFIGPAEASLLSQQGMQALGYPQAFVFRHAPPKAAAKPVRAPARAAVPLPPVAPLRSPAKPRPPLPKPQTPQPGVDTSGRDAALATIASLANSGRSEEARSACEAFLAAHGPSADVFYWLGLLSDVAGRLDDAQDYYRKALYLAPQHAEALAHLAALLAARGDRAGAQRLQQRAIRGVNNDGR comes from the coding sequence ATGATCGAGCGCTTCGAGACCCTGTTGAAGAACCGCATCGGCCTGGAGGCGGAGTCCGTCGGCCGGATCGTCATCGAGCGCGCGGTGCGCCAGCGCATGCACGCCAGCGGCTGCGCCAGCGAAGACAGCTACTGGACCGCCCTCAACGCGTCCCCGGTCGAACAGCAGGCCCTGGTGGAAGCCGTGGTGGTGCCGGAAACCTGGTTCTTCCGCTACCCCGAATCCTTCGCGGCCCTCGCGCGGCTGGCCTTCGAGCGGCTGCCGGCGCTGGCTCCCGGGCGGCCCTTGCGGATCCTCAGCCTGCCCTGTTCCACGGGCGAGGAACCCTTTTCCATCGTCATGGCGCTGCTGGACGCCGGCCTGGCACCGGGGTTGTTCCAGGTGGACGCGGTGGATATCAGCGAACGGGTCCTGGAGCGCGCGCGCCAGGGCCTCTACGGGCGCAATTCGTTTCGCGGCGATGTGCTGGATTTCCGCGAGCGCTACTTCATCCCCGCCGGCGAGGGCTATGCCCTGGCCCAGCAAGTGGCGGGCAAGGTGCGCTTCTGGCGCGGCAATCTGCTGGACCCCGGCCTGCTCGCCGGTGAACCCGCCTACGATTTCGTGTTCTGCCGCAACCTGCTGATCTATTTCGACCGACCGACCCAGGTGGCGGTGCTGGAGGTTCTCAAGCGCCTGATGCAACGCGACGGCGCCATGTTCATCGGCCCGGCCGAGGCCAGCCTGCTCAGCCAGCAGGGCATGCAGGCGCTGGGTTATCCACAGGCGTTCGTGTTCCGCCATGCACCCCCCAAGGCCGCCGCCAAGCCTGTCAGGGCGCCGGCCCGGGCCGCCGTACCCCTGCCGCCCGTGGCGCCGCTGCGCAGCCCGGCCAAGCCACGGCCACCGCTGCCCAAACCGCAAACGCCGCAGCCAGGGGTCGATACCTCGGGGCGCGACGCCGCCCTGGCGACCATCGCCAGCCTGGCCAACAGTGGCCGCAGCGAGGAAGCCCGCAGCGCCTGCGAGGCCTTCCTGGCCGCCCATGGTCCCTCGGCCGACGTCTTCTACTGGCTCGGCCTGCTCAGCGATGTGGCGGGCCGGCTCGACGACGCCCAGGACTACTACCGCAAGGCGTTGTACCTGGCGCCGCAGCACGCCGAGGCCCTGGCCCACCTGGCGGCCTTGCTCGCCGCCCGTGGCGATCGCGCCGGCGCGCAGCGCCTGCAGCAGCGCGCCATTCGTGGAGTGAACAACGATGGTCGTTGA
- a CDS encoding hybrid sensor histidine kinase/response regulator — translation MTPDEMRDASLLELFRLEAEAQTQMLNAGLLVLERNPTQADQLEACMRAAHSLKGAARIVGLDAGVRVAHVMEDLLEAARQGHVRLQPDNIDALLQGSDLLLRIGADADWADNAGREAIEALVARLQGRSDTTPPVAAGVLREPVIPGPQPASAPPLPVAVAPVVEPAPRDAEAPAPAEGSGEARDRVLRVSAERLDHLLDISSKSLVEFQRIKPLNDSLHRLKRLQASASRALDVARESVLDGSLDPQAQAMLGEARQLLGECQQMLAGYMTDFDEFGWQGGQRAQLLYDAALASRMRPFADVLAGQARMVRDLGRSLGKPVRLEVTGESTQVDRDVLERLEAPLTHLLRNAVDHGIESPQLRVRLGKAEEGVIRLHARHHAGMLLLELADDGAGVDLERLRDAVVARQFANLETATRMTEEELLAFLFLPGFSMREQVTEVSGRGVGLDAVQHMVRQLRGGVRMEQRSGRGASFHIEVPLTLSVVRSLVVEVGGEAYAFPLAHIERMTRLQHEDIVQLEGRQHFWHEGRHVGLISASQILQCAEGKRDEAGIPVVLISERDSCYGVAVERFIGERTLVVMPLDPRLGKVQDLSAGALLDDGRPVLILDVEDLFKSVAKLLGSGRLEKVDRSGRQGVGAQRKRVLVVDDSLTVRELERKLLLSRGYEVAVAVDGMDGWNALRSEHFDLLITDIDMPRMDGIELVTLVRRDNRLQSLPVMVVSYKDREEDRRRGLDAGADYYLAKASFHDEALLDAVVMLIGEAHG, via the coding sequence ATGACCCCGGACGAGATGCGCGACGCGTCCCTGCTGGAGCTGTTCCGCCTGGAGGCGGAAGCCCAGACCCAGATGCTCAACGCCGGCCTGCTGGTGCTGGAACGCAACCCGACCCAGGCCGACCAACTGGAAGCCTGCATGCGCGCGGCGCACTCCCTGAAAGGGGCGGCGCGCATCGTCGGGCTGGACGCCGGGGTGCGGGTCGCCCATGTGATGGAGGACCTGCTGGAAGCCGCGCGCCAGGGGCATGTGCGCCTGCAACCGGACAATATCGACGCGCTGCTGCAGGGCTCGGACCTGTTGCTGCGCATTGGCGCCGACGCCGATTGGGCGGACAACGCCGGCCGCGAGGCCATCGAGGCACTGGTCGCGCGCTTGCAGGGGCGCTCCGATACGACGCCCCCCGTAGCTGCCGGCGTTCTGCGCGAGCCGGTCATCCCGGGTCCGCAGCCCGCCAGCGCGCCGCCGCTGCCGGTCGCCGTGGCGCCCGTGGTGGAGCCTGCGCCTCGCGATGCGGAAGCGCCGGCACCCGCCGAGGGTTCCGGCGAGGCCCGCGACCGGGTGCTGCGGGTCAGCGCCGAACGCCTCGACCACCTGCTGGATATCTCCAGCAAATCCCTGGTGGAATTCCAGCGCATCAAGCCGCTGAACGATTCCCTGCACCGCCTCAAGCGCCTCCAGGCCAGCGCCAGTCGCGCACTGGACGTGGCCCGCGAGTCGGTGCTGGACGGCAGCCTCGACCCGCAGGCCCAGGCCATGCTCGGCGAGGCTCGGCAACTGCTGGGCGAATGCCAGCAGATGCTCGCCGGCTACATGACCGACTTCGATGAGTTTGGCTGGCAAGGCGGCCAGCGCGCGCAGCTGTTGTACGACGCCGCCCTGGCATCGCGCATGCGCCCCTTCGCCGATGTGCTCGCCGGCCAGGCGCGGATGGTCCGCGACCTCGGCCGATCCCTCGGCAAGCCGGTGCGCCTGGAGGTGACCGGCGAGAGCACCCAGGTCGACCGTGACGTGCTGGAGCGACTCGAAGCGCCCCTGACCCACCTGCTGCGCAACGCCGTCGACCACGGTATCGAGAGCCCGCAGCTGCGCGTGCGCCTGGGCAAGGCGGAGGAGGGCGTGATTCGCCTGCATGCCCGGCACCACGCCGGGATGCTCCTGCTGGAGCTGGCCGACGATGGCGCCGGGGTGGACCTGGAACGCCTGCGCGACGCGGTGGTGGCGCGGCAGTTCGCCAACCTGGAAACCGCCACGCGGATGACCGAGGAAGAGTTGCTGGCGTTTCTCTTCCTGCCCGGTTTCAGCATGCGCGAGCAGGTCACCGAAGTGTCGGGACGCGGCGTCGGTCTCGACGCGGTGCAGCACATGGTCCGGCAGTTGCGCGGTGGTGTGCGCATGGAACAGCGCAGCGGGCGCGGCGCCAGCTTCCATATCGAGGTGCCGCTGACCCTCTCGGTGGTGCGTAGCCTGGTAGTGGAGGTGGGCGGCGAGGCCTACGCCTTCCCGCTGGCACATATCGAGCGCATGACCCGCCTGCAGCACGAGGACATCGTCCAGCTCGAAGGCCGCCAGCATTTCTGGCACGAAGGGCGCCACGTCGGCCTGATCTCGGCCAGCCAGATTCTCCAGTGCGCCGAGGGCAAGCGCGACGAGGCGGGTATCCCCGTGGTGCTGATCAGCGAGCGCGACAGCTGCTACGGCGTGGCGGTGGAGCGCTTCATCGGCGAGCGCACCCTGGTGGTGATGCCGCTGGACCCGCGCCTGGGCAAGGTCCAGGACCTGTCCGCCGGCGCCCTGCTGGACGACGGCCGGCCGGTGCTGATTCTCGACGTCGAGGACCTGTTCAAGTCGGTGGCCAAGCTGCTCGGCAGCGGTCGCCTGGAAAAGGTCGATCGCAGCGGCCGCCAGGGCGTGGGTGCCCAACGCAAACGGGTACTGGTGGTGGACGACTCCCTCACCGTGCGCGAGCTGGAGCGCAAGTTGCTGCTCAGTCGCGGCTACGAGGTGGCGGTGGCCGTGGACGGCATGGACGGCTGGAACGCCCTGCGCTCCGAGCATTTCGACCTGCTGATCACCGACATCGACATGCCGCGCATGGATGGCATCGAACTGGTCACCCTGGTGCGTCGCGATAACCGTTTGCAGTCCCTTCCGGTAATGGTGGTGTCCTACAAGGACCGCGAAGAGGACAGGCGCAGAGGCCTGGATGCCGGCGCCGACTATTATCTGGCCAAGGCCAGTTTCCATGACGAGGCGTTGCTGGACGCGGTGGTCATGCTGATAGGGGAGGCCCACGGATGA
- a CDS encoding methyl-accepting chemotaxis protein: MKNWTVRLRIQASFAVIIAIMLLMALMSYLQLRSIEKESDQVLSDSVPGMYVISKLRSGWTDNMLRTQAMLGDDAADGIQLYPGDEKALEESSEQLAAFLKAYEATISRTDDVESYRQFLDIHEAYSERQAELLEQLRAGNLGQARRTFHDELIVQWTKGRQALNDMIDFNKSTAEASVGEIVSSVRNAERSMLLAMLLAVTAAAVCGLLLMRAITRPVGGIVETLRVMGGGDLSTRLDLKRNDEFNAIETGFNSMADELKTLVSQAQRSAVQVTTSVTEIAATSKQQQATATETAATTTEIGATSREIAATSRDLVRTMTEVSGTAEQASILAGSGQLGLARMEDTMHQVMGAAELVNAKLAILNEKAGNINQVVTTIVKVADQTNLLSLNAAIEAEKAGEYGRGFAVVATEVRRLADQTAVATYDIEQMVREIQSAVSAGVMGMDKFSEEVRRGIAEVGQVGEQLSQIIQQVQALAPRVQMVNEGMQAQATGAEQINQALVQLGEATGQTVDSLRQASSAIDELNLVANGLRTGVSRFKV; encoded by the coding sequence GTGAAGAACTGGACTGTTCGCTTGCGTATCCAGGCAAGTTTCGCGGTGATTATCGCCATCATGCTGTTGATGGCCCTGATGTCCTACCTTCAGTTGCGCAGCATCGAGAAGGAAAGCGACCAGGTGCTCAGCGATTCCGTGCCCGGCATGTACGTGATCAGCAAGCTGCGCAGCGGCTGGACCGACAACATGCTGCGGACCCAGGCCATGCTGGGTGACGATGCCGCCGATGGCATACAGCTGTACCCGGGTGACGAGAAGGCGCTGGAGGAAAGCAGCGAACAGCTGGCTGCCTTCCTCAAGGCCTACGAGGCCACCATCTCCAGGACGGACGATGTCGAGAGCTACCGGCAATTCCTCGACATCCACGAAGCCTACAGCGAACGCCAGGCCGAACTGCTGGAGCAGTTGCGCGCCGGCAACCTCGGGCAGGCCCGCCGGACCTTCCACGATGAGCTGATCGTGCAGTGGACCAAAGGGCGCCAAGCGCTCAACGACATGATCGATTTCAACAAGAGCACCGCCGAGGCGTCGGTCGGGGAGATCGTCAGCTCGGTGCGCAATGCCGAGCGCAGCATGCTCCTGGCCATGTTGCTGGCCGTTACCGCCGCCGCCGTCTGCGGCTTGCTGCTGATGCGCGCCATCACCCGTCCGGTGGGCGGCATTGTCGAAACCCTGCGGGTCATGGGTGGCGGCGACCTGTCGACGCGACTGGACCTCAAGCGCAACGACGAATTCAACGCCATCGAAACCGGCTTCAACAGCATGGCCGACGAGCTCAAGACCCTGGTGTCCCAGGCCCAGCGTTCGGCGGTGCAGGTGACCACCTCGGTCACCGAGATCGCCGCCACCTCCAAGCAGCAGCAGGCCACCGCCACCGAAACCGCCGCCACCACCACAGAAATCGGCGCCACCTCGCGGGAGATCGCCGCCACGTCCCGCGACCTGGTGCGAACCATGACCGAAGTGTCCGGCACCGCCGAGCAGGCCTCCATCCTCGCCGGCTCCGGCCAGTTGGGCCTCGCCCGCATGGAAGACACCATGCACCAGGTGATGGGTGCCGCCGAGCTGGTGAACGCCAAACTGGCGATCCTCAACGAGAAGGCCGGCAACATCAATCAGGTGGTCACCACCATCGTCAAGGTGGCCGACCAGACCAACCTGTTGTCCCTCAACGCCGCCATCGAGGCCGAGAAGGCCGGCGAGTACGGTCGCGGTTTCGCCGTGGTCGCCACCGAGGTGCGGCGCCTGGCCGACCAGACCGCCGTGGCCACCTACGACATCGAACAGATGGTCCGCGAGATCCAGTCGGCGGTGTCCGCCGGGGTCATGGGCATGGACAAGTTCTCCGAAGAAGTGCGCCGCGGCATCGCCGAAGTGGGGCAGGTGGGCGAGCAGCTGTCGCAGATCATCCAGCAGGTGCAGGCCCTGGCGCCGCGGGTGCAGATGGTCAACGAGGGCATGCAGGCCCAGGCCACCGGCGCCGAACAGATCAACCAGGCCCTGGTGCAACTGGGCGAGGCCACCGGGCAGACCGTGGACTCGCTGCGCCAGGCCAGCTCCGCCATCGACGAACTGAACCTGGTGGCCAACGGCCTGCGAACCGGCGTCAGCCGCTTCAAGGTGTGA
- a CDS encoding gamma-aminobutyraldehyde dehydrogenase: protein MTEQQKNEKKRASKMTGATSNPTLHSELLIDGRLVSGEGLAEAIINPASGEILASIAEASIEQVEAAVAAAHRAFAGWSRTTPAQRSAALLAIADAIDKNADALARLEALNCGKPLHLARQDDIPATADVFRFFAGAVRCQQGQLAGEYVPGHTSLVRRDPVGVVASIAPWNYPLMMAAWKIAPALAAGNTLIFKPSEHTPLSILALAPALAEILPPGVINILCGGGDSVGSQLVGHPKVRMVSLTGDIVTGQKILQSAARTLKRTHLELGGKAPVIVCNDADLDAVIQGVRTHGYYNAGQDCTAACRIYAQAGIHDRLVSELGEAVSSLRFARKRDQDNEIGPLISARQRDRVASFVERALGQPHIERVTGAAAHSGAGFYYQPTLLAGCKQQDEIVQREVFGPVVTVTRFDDLAQAVDWANDSEYGLASSVWTQNLDKAMQVAARLQYGCTWINTHFMLASEMPHGGLKRSGYGKDLSSDSLQDYSVVRHIMARHGTEL from the coding sequence ATGACTGAACAACAAAAGAACGAGAAGAAACGAGCCAGCAAGATGACCGGCGCCACCAGCAACCCGACCCTGCACAGCGAACTGCTGATCGATGGCCGACTGGTCAGCGGCGAAGGGCTGGCCGAAGCCATCATCAACCCCGCCAGCGGGGAAATCCTCGCCAGCATCGCCGAAGCCTCCATCGAGCAGGTCGAAGCCGCCGTCGCCGCCGCCCACCGCGCCTTCGCCGGCTGGTCGCGGACTACCCCGGCGCAACGCTCCGCCGCGCTGCTGGCCATCGCCGACGCCATCGACAAGAACGCCGACGCGCTCGCCCGCCTGGAAGCCCTGAACTGCGGCAAGCCGCTGCACCTGGCGCGCCAGGACGACATCCCCGCCACCGCCGACGTGTTCCGCTTCTTCGCCGGCGCCGTGCGCTGCCAGCAGGGCCAGCTGGCCGGCGAATACGTCCCCGGCCACACCAGCCTGGTGCGCCGCGACCCAGTGGGCGTGGTGGCCTCCATCGCCCCCTGGAACTACCCGCTGATGATGGCGGCCTGGAAGATCGCCCCGGCCCTCGCCGCCGGCAACACCCTGATCTTCAAGCCCTCGGAACACACCCCGCTGTCGATCCTGGCCCTGGCGCCGGCGCTCGCCGAAATCCTCCCGCCGGGGGTGATCAACATCCTCTGCGGTGGCGGCGACAGCGTCGGCAGCCAACTGGTGGGGCACCCGAAGGTCCGCATGGTGTCGCTCACCGGCGACATAGTCACCGGCCAGAAGATCCTCCAGAGCGCCGCCCGCACCCTGAAGCGCACCCACCTGGAACTGGGCGGCAAGGCGCCGGTGATCGTCTGCAACGACGCCGACCTCGACGCCGTGATCCAGGGCGTGCGTACCCACGGCTACTACAACGCCGGCCAGGACTGCACCGCGGCCTGCCGTATCTACGCCCAGGCCGGTATCCACGACCGCCTGGTGAGCGAGCTGGGCGAGGCCGTGTCCAGCCTGCGCTTCGCCCGCAAGCGCGACCAGGACAACGAAATCGGCCCGCTGATCAGCGCCCGCCAGCGCGACCGCGTGGCCAGCTTCGTCGAGCGCGCCCTCGGCCAGCCCCATATCGAGCGGGTCACCGGCGCCGCCGCGCATTCCGGCGCGGGCTTCTACTACCAGCCCACCCTGCTGGCCGGCTGCAAGCAGCAGGACGAAATCGTCCAGCGCGAAGTGTTCGGCCCGGTGGTCACCGTCACCCGTTTCGACGACCTGGCCCAGGCCGTGGACTGGGCCAACGACTCCGAGTACGGCCTGGCCTCCTCGGTCTGGACCCAGAACCTGGACAAGGCCATGCAGGTGGCCGCGCGGCTGCAGTACGGCTGCACCTGGATCAACACCCATTTCATGCTGGCCAGCGAGATGCCCCACGGTGGCCTCAAGCGCTCCGGCTACGGCAAGGACCTGTCCAGCGATTCGCTCCAGGACTACAGCGTGGTGCGCCACATCATGGCCCGCCACGGCACTGAACTGTGA
- a CDS encoding tellurite resistance TerB family protein, which translates to MNTRGLLDQLLKSGQDLLQQKAGGNSGGGKSGNGNLGSLLTGAGGGALAAGALGLLLGNKSARKLGGKALTYGGLAALGVLAYKAYGNWQAQQASAPNGEPQTLDRLPAPQAELHSQAILKALVAAAKADGHVDARERQLIEEELAKLTQDAELRGWLDAELNKPLDPADVARAAGTPEMAAEMYLASVLMVDEEHFMERAYLEELARQLRLDPGLKLELERQVRQELA; encoded by the coding sequence ATGAACACCCGCGGACTGCTGGACCAACTGCTCAAATCCGGCCAGGACCTGCTGCAACAGAAGGCTGGCGGCAACTCCGGCGGCGGCAAGTCCGGCAATGGCAACCTCGGCAGCCTGCTCACCGGCGCCGGTGGCGGCGCCCTGGCGGCGGGAGCCCTGGGCCTGCTGCTGGGCAACAAGAGCGCACGCAAGCTGGGCGGCAAGGCGCTGACCTACGGCGGCCTGGCTGCACTCGGCGTGCTGGCCTACAAGGCCTATGGCAACTGGCAGGCGCAGCAGGCCTCGGCGCCCAACGGCGAACCCCAGACCCTCGACCGCCTGCCCGCGCCCCAGGCCGAGCTGCACAGCCAGGCGATCCTCAAGGCGCTGGTGGCGGCGGCCAAGGCCGACGGCCATGTGGATGCCCGCGAGCGCCAGCTGATAGAGGAAGAACTGGCCAAGCTCACCCAGGACGCCGAACTGCGTGGCTGGCTCGACGCCGAGCTGAACAAGCCGCTGGACCCCGCCGATGTCGCCCGCGCCGCCGGCACCCCGGAAATGGCCGCCGAGATGTACCTGGCCAGCGTGCTGATGGTGGACGAGGAGCACTTCATGGAGCGCGCCTACCTGGAAGAGCTGGCCCGGCAACTGCGGCTCGATCCCGGCCTGAAGCTCGAACTGGAGCGGCAGGTGCGGCAGGAACTGGCCTGA
- a CDS encoding chemotaxis protein CheW yields the protein MVVDRLPLIASDQLPAVDDCWNRIGVHGDKSCERLAAHVHCRNCEVHAAAATLLLDRYALVREELDTTVTDATEDDGRERLSILVFRLGDEWLGLATRCLVEVAAINPIHSLPHQRSLALLGVTNVRGALVACLSLAELLGLELGAEVAGEHRVVPRMLILGSQGGPLVAPVDEVDGIHAIPLDALVDPGRTPDLAARQFASGVVQWRGRSVTLLHEDLLLQAMARSLA from the coding sequence ATGGTCGTTGACCGCCTGCCCCTGATCGCCAGCGACCAGCTGCCGGCGGTGGACGATTGCTGGAACCGCATTGGCGTGCATGGCGACAAGTCGTGCGAACGCCTGGCCGCCCATGTCCACTGCCGCAACTGCGAGGTGCACGCGGCGGCGGCCACCCTGTTGCTGGACCGCTACGCGCTGGTCCGCGAAGAGCTCGACACGACAGTCACCGACGCTACCGAGGACGATGGCCGCGAGCGCCTTTCCATCCTGGTGTTCCGTCTTGGCGATGAGTGGCTCGGCCTGGCCACCCGCTGCCTGGTGGAGGTGGCGGCGATCAACCCCATCCACTCCCTGCCGCACCAGCGTTCCCTGGCCCTGCTGGGGGTGACCAACGTGCGCGGGGCCCTGGTGGCCTGCCTGTCTCTGGCTGAACTGCTGGGGCTGGAGCTGGGCGCCGAGGTGGCCGGCGAGCACCGCGTGGTACCGCGAATGCTGATCCTCGGCAGCCAGGGTGGCCCCCTGGTGGCGCCGGTGGATGAAGTGGACGGCATCCACGCCATCCCGCTGGACGCGCTGGTCGATCCCGGCCGCACTCCGGACCTGGCGGCGCGCCAGTTCGCCTCGGGTGTGGTGCAGTGGCGCGGGCGCAGTGTCACCCTGTTGCACGAAGACCTGCTGCTGCAGGCCATGGCAAGGAGCCTGGCATGA
- a CDS encoding chemotaxis protein CheW, with translation MGPSRTRVPARAARGQLYLQFRMGGDRYALDVHEVVEVLPLRQLKQVPEAPAWVAGVFSHRGALVPVLDLGVLAFGQPAQVRTSTRLVLVDYPHEGRSRWLGLILEQATDTLRCRADEFRDYGLEQGGARYLGPVYAGADGLVQRIRVADLLPDDVRALLFPATEGAA, from the coding sequence ATGGGCCCGAGTCGAACCCGTGTCCCGGCCCGCGCCGCCAGGGGCCAGCTGTACCTGCAGTTCCGCATGGGGGGCGACCGCTATGCGCTGGACGTCCATGAAGTGGTGGAAGTGCTGCCCTTGCGGCAGCTGAAGCAGGTGCCCGAGGCGCCGGCCTGGGTCGCCGGGGTGTTTTCCCACCGTGGCGCGCTGGTGCCGGTGCTGGACCTGGGCGTACTCGCCTTCGGCCAGCCGGCCCAGGTGCGCACCAGCACCCGCCTGGTGCTGGTGGACTACCCCCATGAAGGCCGCTCGCGCTGGCTCGGGCTGATCCTCGAACAGGCCACCGACACCCTGCGCTGCCGCGCGGACGAGTTCCGCGACTACGGCCTGGAGCAGGGCGGGGCGCGCTACCTGGGACCGGTCTACGCGGGCGCCGATGGCCTGGTGCAACGCATTCGCGTCGCCGACCTGCTGCCGGATGACGTGCGCGCGCTGCTGTTCCCGGCGACGGAGGGCGCGGCATGA
- a CDS encoding LysR family transcriptional regulator codes for MMTLRQIRHFIAVAETGSISAAAQAVFISQSTLTLAIQQLEEEIGVSLFNRHAKGMSLTHQGHQFLRQAHLILATVDNAKRSLQQSTDQVAGSLTIGVTSLVAGYYLADLITRFQRAYPNVKTRVVEDERPYIEHLLVSGEIDVGVLILSNLEDRHALQTEVLTHSPHRLWLPAQHPLLELDSISLVDVAGVPLIQLNADEMGLHTQRVWSRAGLTPQVTLRTASVEAVRSLVAAGLGVSIQPDMTYRPWSLEGDIIEARPLVDLGEPLDVGLAWRRGTARPPLVDPFLTVAREQPNSRKPSI; via the coding sequence ATGATGACCCTCCGCCAGATCCGCCACTTCATCGCCGTCGCCGAAACCGGCTCGATCTCCGCCGCCGCCCAGGCGGTGTTCATTTCCCAGTCCACCCTGACCCTGGCCATCCAGCAGCTGGAAGAGGAAATCGGCGTCAGCCTCTTCAACCGTCACGCCAAGGGCATGTCTCTGACCCACCAGGGTCACCAGTTCCTGCGCCAGGCGCACCTGATCCTGGCCACCGTGGACAACGCCAAGCGCAGCCTCCAGCAGAGCACCGACCAGGTGGCCGGCAGCCTCACCATCGGCGTGACCAGCCTGGTGGCCGGTTATTACCTGGCCGACCTCATTACCCGCTTCCAGCGCGCCTACCCCAATGTGAAGACGCGGGTGGTGGAGGACGAGCGCCCCTACATCGAGCACCTGCTGGTGAGCGGCGAGATCGACGTCGGCGTGTTGATCCTCTCCAACCTGGAGGATCGCCACGCCCTGCAGACCGAAGTCCTGACCCATTCGCCCCACCGCCTCTGGCTGCCCGCCCAGCACCCGCTGCTGGAGCTGGACAGCATCAGCCTGGTGGACGTGGCCGGCGTGCCGCTGATCCAGCTCAACGCCGACGAAATGGGCCTGCACACCCAGCGGGTCTGGTCCCGCGCCGGCCTCACGCCCCAGGTGACCCTGCGCACCGCCTCGGTGGAAGCGGTGCGCAGCCTGGTGGCGGCGGGCCTTGGCGTATCGATCCAGCCGGACATGACCTACCGCCCCTGGTCCCTGGAAGGCGACATCATCGAAGCCCGCCCCCTGGTGGACCTGGGCGAACCCCTGGACGTGGGCCTGGCCTGGCGTCGCGGCACCGCGCGGCCACCCCTGGTGGACCCCTTCCTCACCGTGGCGCGGGAGCAGCCCAACAGCCGCAAGCCTTCGATTTAA
- the ydcS gene encoding putative ABC transporter substrate-binding protein YdcS, which yields MSVRKTALLSAVATAVLASGSLQAAEALKQVGAGEGQLDIVAWPGYIERGESDKSYDWVTQFEQDTGCKVNVKTAATSDEMVSLMTKGGYDLVTASGDASLRLIYGKRVQPINPELIPNLKNLDPRLKDAPWFTVQGQQYGTPYQWGPNLLMYNTKLFKQAPDSWSAVFEAQQLADGKANKGRVQAYDGPIYIADAALYLKSAKPELGIQDPYQLTEEQYTAVLDVLRTQHALVHRYWHDATVQMSDFKNEGVAASSTWGYMANTLKAEGQPVATVVPKEGVTGWADTTMLHVDAKHPSCAYKWMNWSLEPKVQGDVAAWFGSLPAAPEGCKASALLGAEGCATNGFDQFDKIAFWKTPQAEGGKFVPYSRWTQDYIAIMGGR from the coding sequence ATGTCCGTACGCAAGACCGCGCTGCTCAGCGCAGTGGCCACCGCCGTCCTCGCCAGCGGCAGCCTGCAGGCCGCCGAAGCCCTGAAACAAGTCGGCGCTGGCGAAGGCCAGCTCGATATCGTCGCCTGGCCCGGCTACATCGAGCGCGGCGAGTCGGACAAGAGCTACGACTGGGTGACCCAGTTCGAGCAGGACACCGGGTGCAAGGTCAACGTGAAGACCGCCGCCACCTCCGATGAAATGGTCAGCCTGATGACCAAGGGCGGCTACGACCTGGTCACCGCCTCCGGCGACGCCTCCCTGCGCCTGATCTACGGCAAGCGCGTCCAGCCGATCAACCCGGAGCTGATCCCCAACCTGAAGAACCTCGACCCGCGCCTGAAGGACGCCCCCTGGTTCACCGTGCAGGGCCAGCAGTACGGCACCCCCTACCAGTGGGGCCCGAACCTGCTGATGTACAACACCAAGCTGTTCAAGCAGGCGCCGGACAGCTGGAGCGCCGTGTTCGAGGCCCAGCAACTGGCCGACGGCAAGGCCAACAAGGGCCGCGTGCAGGCCTACGACGGCCCGATCTACATCGCCGACGCCGCCCTCTACCTGAAATCCGCCAAACCGGAACTGGGCATCCAGGACCCCTACCAGCTCACCGAAGAGCAGTACACCGCCGTGCTCGACGTGCTGCGCACCCAGCACGCCCTGGTGCACCGCTACTGGCACGACGCGACCGTGCAGATGAGCGACTTCAAGAACGAAGGTGTGGCCGCTTCCAGCACCTGGGGCTACATGGCCAACACCCTGAAGGCCGAAGGTCAGCCGGTGGCCACCGTGGTGCCTAAGGAAGGCGTCACCGGCTGGGCCGACACCACCATGCTGCACGTGGACGCCAAGCACCCGAGCTGCGCCTACAAGTGGATGAACTGGTCGCTGGAGCCCAAGGTCCAGGGCGACGTCGCCGCCTGGTTCGGCTCCCTGCCGGCCGCCCCGGAAGGCTGCAAGGCCAGCGCCCTGCTCGGCGCCGAGGGCTGCGCCACCAACGGCTTCGACCAGTTCGACAAGATCGCCTTCTGGAAAACCCCGCAGGCCGAGGGTGGCAAGTTCGTCCCCTATAGCCGCTGGACCCAGGACTACATCGCAATTATGGGTGGAAGGTAA